One stretch of Jiangella gansuensis DSM 44835 DNA includes these proteins:
- a CDS encoding DUF5998 family protein — translation MAETGTREALRLAIQEAGYYPDLVADMLETSLAGEAVTSYVVHHEPHFDRDELRRHVSVLVLTPTRLIVGHTDEYPSDDTHDVPYATTSTEAVPLDGVTSVVVSRTVTAPAAYRSGTPALDVVLTVGWGAMSRIDLEPATCGDPDCEADHGYTGAVTSDDFTLRVSEAGDGSHRVRDLLTFARELSAATVSVR, via the coding sequence ATGGCGGAAACAGGGACGCGTGAGGCACTTCGCCTGGCCATCCAGGAAGCGGGCTACTACCCGGACCTCGTCGCGGACATGCTCGAGACATCGCTGGCCGGCGAAGCGGTGACCTCGTACGTCGTGCACCACGAGCCGCATTTCGACCGCGACGAGCTACGGCGGCATGTCAGCGTGCTGGTGCTCACCCCAACCCGGCTCATCGTCGGGCACACCGACGAGTACCCGTCCGACGACACCCACGACGTCCCGTACGCCACCACCTCCACCGAGGCGGTGCCGCTGGACGGGGTCACCTCGGTCGTGGTCAGCCGCACGGTCACGGCGCCGGCGGCGTACCGCAGCGGCACGCCCGCGCTCGACGTCGTCCTCACCGTGGGCTGGGGCGCCATGAGCCGCATCGATCTCGAGCCCGCCACGTGTGGCGACCCGGACTGCGAGGCCGACCACGGCTACACCGGAGCGGTGACGTCCGACGACTTCACGCTGCGGGTCAGCGAGGCCGGCGACGGCAGCCATCGGGTGCGCGACCTGCTGACGTTCGCGCGGGAGCTGTCCGCCGCCACCGTCAGCGTGCGGTGA
- a CDS encoding alkaline phosphatase family protein has product MLLPRYGEAALSDLVPSVLGALGVRGEHDILGLPPVPRYCILLVDALGWNLLRAHPVQAPFLTSLTGRAITAGLPTTTATSITSLGTGLPPGRHGVVGYTSRVPGGTALFNALKWEPALDPLTYQPYPSVFERADRAGVATTVIGQSSFRDTGLTRAALRGPFRAANSYGQRVAAAVTAAEAGSPSLVYVYEGDLDYTGHQHGCGSAAWRYQLAMVDRFAEQLYDELPAGTVLVVTADHGMVDVDPEKRIDVDDIPALRDGVALVAGEARFRHVYTEPGDGVAGDVAAAWRSVLGSRATVLTRAEAVSAGWFGAVEERVADRIGDVVVSVGGDCAVERRSVFPVETRLRGLHGALSEDELLVPLLVGEA; this is encoded by the coding sequence GTGCTCCTTCCGCGTTACGGCGAGGCTGCTCTGTCCGACCTCGTTCCCTCGGTGCTGGGCGCGCTCGGCGTCCGCGGCGAGCACGACATCCTCGGCCTGCCGCCGGTGCCGCGGTACTGCATCCTGCTGGTCGACGCCCTGGGCTGGAACCTGCTGCGGGCGCATCCGGTGCAGGCACCGTTCCTGACGTCGCTGACCGGCCGTGCCATCACTGCGGGGCTGCCCACCACCACGGCCACCAGCATCACCAGCCTCGGCACCGGGTTGCCGCCGGGCCGGCACGGCGTCGTCGGCTACACCTCGCGCGTCCCCGGTGGGACGGCGCTGTTCAACGCGTTGAAGTGGGAGCCGGCGCTGGACCCGCTGACGTACCAGCCGTACCCGTCGGTCTTCGAGCGGGCCGACCGGGCCGGCGTCGCCACCACCGTCATCGGGCAGAGCAGCTTCCGTGACACCGGGCTCACCCGGGCCGCGCTGCGCGGTCCCTTCCGGGCCGCCAACAGTTACGGCCAGCGGGTCGCGGCCGCGGTGACCGCAGCCGAGGCGGGCTCACCGTCGCTGGTCTACGTGTACGAGGGCGACCTCGACTACACCGGGCACCAGCACGGCTGCGGCTCGGCGGCGTGGCGCTACCAGCTGGCCATGGTCGACCGGTTCGCCGAGCAGCTGTACGACGAGTTGCCGGCCGGCACCGTCCTGGTCGTCACCGCCGACCACGGCATGGTCGATGTCGACCCCGAGAAGCGCATCGACGTCGACGACATCCCGGCACTGCGCGACGGCGTGGCGCTCGTGGCCGGCGAGGCACGGTTCCGGCACGTGTACACCGAGCCCGGTGACGGCGTGGCCGGCGACGTCGCGGCGGCATGGCGGTCTGTGCTGGGTTCCCGCGCCACCGTCCTGACCCGGGCCGAGGCGGTCTCGGCGGGGTGGTTCGGCGCGGTCGAGGAGCGCGTGGCCGATCGCATCGGCGACGTCGTGGTCAGCGTCGGCGGCGACTGCGCGGTCGAACGACGCAGCGTCTTCCCGGTCGAGACGCGGCTGCGCGGACTGCACGGAGCGTTGAGCGAGGACGAGCTGCTGGTGCCGCTGCTCGTCGGGGAGGCCTGA
- a CDS encoding thymidine kinase, with amino-acid sequence MAELHFFTGTMDCGKSTLALQTDYNHRQRGLSGLMLTSHDRAGEAVVSSRLGLSVEAVEVSPSTDLWALAVDRLTAGARIDYVIGDEAQFYTPDQVDDLGRIADELDVPVYAFGILTDFRTRLFPGSARLVELADRVETLQVEALCWCGRRATHNARTMGGHMVTEGEQVVVGDTGVTGELSYEVLCRHHHRRRMTAASARVGETGAEPLPFAAG; translated from the coding sequence GTGGCTGAGCTGCACTTCTTCACCGGGACCATGGACTGCGGGAAATCCACCCTGGCCCTGCAGACCGACTACAACCACCGGCAGCGCGGACTGTCCGGCCTGATGCTGACCTCGCACGATCGCGCCGGTGAGGCCGTGGTGTCCAGCCGCCTGGGGCTGTCCGTCGAGGCGGTCGAGGTGTCGCCGTCGACAGATCTGTGGGCGCTGGCCGTCGACCGGCTCACGGCGGGCGCCCGCATCGACTACGTCATCGGTGACGAGGCCCAGTTCTACACGCCCGACCAGGTCGACGACCTCGGCCGGATCGCCGACGAACTGGACGTCCCGGTGTACGCCTTCGGCATCCTCACCGACTTCCGCACCCGACTGTTCCCGGGCTCCGCGCGGTTGGTCGAGCTGGCGGACCGGGTCGAGACCCTGCAGGTGGAGGCGCTGTGCTGGTGTGGCCGGCGGGCCACCCACAACGCCCGCACCATGGGTGGGCACATGGTCACCGAGGGGGAGCAGGTGGTGGTCGGCGACACCGGCGTGACCGGCGAGCTCAGCTACGAAGTGCTCTGCCGCCACCACCACCGGCGCCGCATGACGGCCGCGAGCGCCCGCGTGGGCGAGACCGGCGCCGAGCCGCTGCCGTTCGCCGCTGGGTGA
- a CDS encoding RNA polymerase sigma factor — MADLSVSELVEAASRGDQRSWDRLVDMHASLVWAVVRSHRLDTGEAEDAFQTTWLRLVENLGRLERPDRLPAWLVTTARRECLRVARRGGTELPDALIAERADDAARPDPGPVEALLAREEQVEVLRAFQRLEPRCQDLLRLTVAATDPRYADVAAELDMPVGSVGPTRQRCLGHLRRLLGGTDRSAPAETPVTRR, encoded by the coding sequence GTGGCCGACCTGTCCGTCAGCGAGCTCGTCGAGGCCGCGTCCCGGGGCGACCAGCGCTCCTGGGACCGCCTCGTCGACATGCATGCCTCGCTGGTCTGGGCGGTCGTGCGCAGCCACCGCCTCGACACCGGCGAGGCCGAGGACGCTTTCCAGACCACGTGGCTGCGGCTGGTCGAGAACCTGGGCCGCCTGGAGCGCCCGGACCGGCTGCCGGCCTGGCTCGTCACCACGGCCCGCCGCGAATGCCTGCGGGTGGCGCGCCGCGGCGGCACCGAACTTCCCGACGCACTCATCGCCGAACGCGCCGACGACGCCGCCCGGCCCGACCCCGGGCCCGTCGAGGCACTCCTGGCGCGCGAGGAGCAGGTCGAGGTCCTGCGGGCGTTCCAGCGCCTGGAGCCGCGCTGTCAGGATCTGCTGCGGCTCACGGTCGCTGCCACAGATCCCCGATACGCGGACGTCGCCGCCGAACTCGACATGCCGGTGGGCAGCGTCGGCCCTACCCGGCAGCGCTGCCTCGGGCACCTGCGCCGGCTACTCGGCGGCACCGACCGGTCCGCGCCCGCCGAGACACCAGTCACGCGGCGTTGA
- a CDS encoding phosphodiester glycosidase family protein — translation MAGLVSVTPTTAAASDGPSLTDDAIELLDQTEQIGPGITLRELTSVTPTGWYDQQILSVDLANPAVTSDLLSGEHVTDRAPVSEMVGEAGAVAGVNGDFFDINNSGAPHGASMKDGDLLASSGYDPNGRWQQVGVGQDGIGRAVDMTLQATATFGGTDHPVISLNSPNAISGSPANAIIAYTSAWGSYSRAIGVNGASDVASALVQDGRVVSVDPSSAGEGAIPDGAFVLVGREAGAAAIRTLQPGDDAVLSYDLSDEIARQMKFVIGSNRELVRDGVARPDSELDDAVHPRTVIGFKDGGRTMLLVTNDGRQAPVNGMTMRELAAFMVRMGAETAWNLDGGGSTTMVARSLGEDEATVRNSPSDGSERSDPNGVGVFVAPGNGRAKQLVITPDEDDARVFPGLHRTLTAKAVDNHLTPVALDQADVRWRTTGGTFDGSVLAVPEDRRGHLVVRASAGAAHDVRRMRILGPLDSLELSTNRLSITEAGPENAVQVAVTGRDAQGFAAPVEFVDLDLAYDDSVIDVTPSGTGLLITPLAAGGTVVEMTVAGQTAKLPVTVGVETVDVYDFDDDYAANGRWTRNGTAGVPITISDDPEGIRLDFGAARNKGITAASDPDRWVEIPGQPLRVRVKIKSDVFIPNGLTYAGFWDAEGNSVGVYGNGLQPSDEWQYATFSIPSSVAFPIRFNSFQGINTAVDQQVPGRFVIAGLEADVPSQIDLPAVEPLRADPLVSPGGQAPEGADWTFATLSDVQFTASAPDLAQVAVAALHRIRAEEADLVVLNGDITDRGLPEDFDLARQVLEEGGCELIAVGEEPPAESTPDPDAGTVPCYYVPGNHESYGQGNVQSTLENWEEEFGQPYRTFDHKGTRFVLLNSALGTLRGSDWDQLPMLEEALETATDDESVSNVVVFAHHPVDDPAETKASQLGDRMEVRLIETMLADFRERSDKGAAMVGSHASIVDVQRREGVPYVVLPTSGKGPYGTPDRGGFTGWVEWSVDRDGSAAQQWLSADVRAFAQEVIIDAPETVEVDRSVTVGGHIVQPSGVLPGSRVVPLAYPMSVRWSGDENLAIGSGDAAVRRARNTGKVAILDPATRRLTGLRTGEITLEVTNDSMRPYTGEESLAPVTGQHTIRVVADAGPGARVDTSAPVLTAAPVGSTGAVQPVTVTNSGDEPLVISDVSVTATGGSRTGGFRLTGEQQCTAAPIAPGESCEVPVEFTPSEAGTTSTAHLVLETNTPEGRVEAPLTGRSTVPAVDDGHLPGQDGPVATLTE, via the coding sequence GCCGTCACCAGCGATCTGCTCTCCGGCGAGCACGTCACCGACCGGGCGCCGGTGTCGGAGATGGTCGGCGAGGCCGGCGCGGTCGCCGGCGTCAACGGCGACTTCTTCGACATCAACAACTCCGGCGCCCCTCATGGTGCGTCCATGAAGGACGGCGACCTGCTCGCCTCCTCCGGGTACGACCCGAACGGCCGGTGGCAGCAGGTCGGCGTCGGCCAGGACGGCATCGGCCGAGCGGTCGACATGACGCTGCAGGCGACCGCGACCTTCGGCGGCACCGACCACCCCGTCATCTCGTTGAACTCCCCCAACGCGATCTCCGGATCCCCGGCGAACGCGATCATCGCCTACACCTCGGCGTGGGGGTCGTACAGCAGGGCGATAGGCGTCAACGGCGCCTCTGACGTGGCCTCCGCGCTGGTGCAGGACGGCCGGGTCGTCTCGGTCGACCCGAGCTCTGCCGGTGAGGGTGCCATCCCCGATGGTGCCTTCGTCCTGGTCGGCCGCGAGGCCGGCGCCGCCGCGATCCGGACGCTACAGCCCGGCGACGACGCAGTCCTGAGCTACGACCTGAGCGACGAGATCGCCCGGCAGATGAAGTTCGTCATCGGGTCCAACCGCGAGCTCGTCCGCGACGGTGTCGCGCGCCCGGACTCCGAGCTCGACGACGCCGTCCACCCGCGCACCGTCATCGGCTTCAAGGACGGCGGCCGCACGATGCTGCTGGTCACCAATGACGGCCGGCAGGCGCCGGTCAACGGCATGACGATGCGCGAGCTGGCGGCGTTCATGGTCCGAATGGGGGCCGAGACGGCGTGGAATCTCGACGGCGGCGGCTCCACCACCATGGTGGCCCGGTCGCTCGGCGAGGATGAGGCGACCGTCCGCAACAGTCCGTCCGACGGTTCCGAGCGCTCGGACCCGAACGGCGTGGGTGTCTTCGTCGCACCGGGCAACGGCCGGGCCAAGCAGCTCGTGATCACCCCCGACGAGGACGACGCGCGGGTGTTCCCCGGCCTGCACCGCACGCTGACGGCCAAGGCGGTCGACAACCACCTCACGCCGGTCGCGCTCGATCAGGCTGACGTCCGGTGGCGCACCACCGGCGGCACGTTCGACGGGTCGGTCCTGGCCGTGCCGGAGGACCGGCGCGGGCACCTGGTCGTCCGTGCGTCCGCCGGCGCGGCGCATGACGTGCGGAGGATGCGGATCCTCGGGCCGCTGGACTCGCTCGAGCTGTCCACGAACCGCCTCTCGATCACCGAGGCGGGCCCCGAGAACGCCGTCCAGGTCGCGGTCACGGGCCGCGACGCCCAGGGCTTCGCCGCTCCGGTCGAGTTCGTCGACCTCGACCTGGCGTACGACGACTCGGTCATCGACGTGACGCCGTCGGGCACCGGCCTGCTGATCACGCCGCTCGCGGCCGGCGGCACCGTCGTGGAGATGACGGTCGCCGGGCAGACCGCGAAGCTGCCGGTCACCGTGGGCGTCGAGACGGTCGACGTGTACGACTTCGACGACGACTACGCCGCCAACGGGCGGTGGACCCGCAACGGCACCGCCGGCGTGCCGATCACCATCTCCGACGACCCGGAGGGCATCCGGCTGGACTTCGGCGCCGCCCGCAACAAGGGCATCACTGCGGCCAGCGACCCGGACCGGTGGGTGGAGATCCCCGGCCAGCCGCTCCGCGTCCGAGTGAAGATCAAGTCCGACGTCTTCATCCCGAACGGCCTCACCTACGCCGGCTTCTGGGATGCCGAGGGCAACTCGGTCGGCGTCTACGGCAACGGCCTGCAGCCGTCGGACGAGTGGCAGTACGCGACGTTCTCGATCCCGTCGTCGGTTGCGTTCCCGATCCGCTTCAACTCGTTCCAGGGCATCAACACCGCCGTCGACCAGCAGGTGCCCGGCCGGTTCGTCATCGCCGGGCTCGAGGCCGATGTGCCGTCGCAGATCGACCTGCCCGCGGTGGAGCCGTTGCGCGCGGACCCGCTGGTCTCGCCCGGCGGCCAGGCGCCCGAGGGCGCGGACTGGACCTTCGCCACGCTGTCCGACGTGCAGTTCACCGCGTCGGCGCCGGACCTCGCCCAGGTCGCCGTCGCCGCGCTGCACCGCATCCGCGCCGAGGAGGCGGACCTGGTGGTGCTCAACGGCGACATCACCGACCGCGGCCTGCCCGAGGACTTCGACCTGGCCCGGCAGGTGCTGGAAGAGGGCGGCTGTGAGCTGATCGCCGTGGGCGAGGAACCCCCGGCCGAGAGCACCCCGGACCCCGACGCCGGCACGGTGCCCTGCTACTACGTCCCCGGCAACCACGAGTCGTACGGCCAGGGCAACGTGCAGTCGACGCTGGAGAACTGGGAGGAGGAGTTCGGTCAGCCGTACCGGACCTTCGACCACAAGGGCACCCGGTTCGTCCTGCTGAACAGCGCCCTGGGGACGCTGCGCGGCTCGGACTGGGACCAGCTGCCCATGCTCGAGGAGGCGCTGGAGACCGCGACGGACGACGAGTCGGTCAGCAACGTCGTCGTCTTCGCCCACCACCCGGTCGACGACCCGGCGGAGACGAAGGCCAGCCAGCTCGGCGACCGAATGGAGGTGCGGCTGATCGAGACGATGCTGGCGGACTTCCGCGAGCGCAGCGACAAGGGCGCCGCGATGGTGGGCTCGCACGCCAGCATCGTCGACGTCCAGCGCCGGGAGGGCGTGCCGTACGTCGTCCTGCCGACGTCGGGCAAGGGGCCGTACGGCACGCCCGACCGCGGCGGCTTCACCGGCTGGGTCGAGTGGAGTGTCGACCGGGACGGCTCCGCCGCCCAGCAGTGGCTCAGCGCCGACGTCCGGGCCTTCGCCCAGGAGGTGATCATCGATGCCCCGGAAACCGTCGAGGTCGACCGCTCGGTGACCGTCGGCGGTCATATCGTCCAGCCGTCCGGTGTGCTGCCCGGCAGCCGGGTCGTGCCGCTGGCCTACCCGATGTCCGTGCGCTGGTCCGGCGACGAGAACCTGGCCATCGGTTCGGGGGACGCGGCCGTCCGGCGGGCTCGCAACACCGGGAAGGTCGCGATCCTCGACCCTGCCACCCGCCGGCTCACCGGCCTGCGCACCGGCGAGATCACGCTCGAGGTCACGAACGACTCGATGCGGCCGTACACCGGTGAGGAGTCGCTGGCGCCCGTCACCGGGCAGCACACGATCCGGGTCGTGGCCGACGCGGGTCCGGGTGCGCGTGTCGACACCAGTGCCCCGGTGCTGACGGCCGCGCCGGTGGGCTCCACCGGTGCCGTGCAGCCGGTGACAGTCACGAACAGTGGTGACGAGCCGCTGGTCATCTCCGACGTGTCCGTCACCGCTACCGGCGGGAGCCGGACCGGTGGATTCCGGCTCACCGGTGAGCAGCAGTGCACCGCCGCACCGATCGCTCCGGGCGAATCGTGCGAGGTGCCGGTCGAGTTCACGCCGTCCGAGGCCGGCACGACGTCGACGGCGCACTTGGTGCTCGAGACGAACACGCCCGAGGGGCGCGTCGAGGCGCCCCTGACGGGCCGGAGCACGGTCCCGGCCGTCGACGACGGCCACCTGCCCGGCCAGGACGGCCCGGTCGCGACACTCACCGAGTGA